A single window of Aspergillus flavus chromosome 4, complete sequence DNA harbors:
- a CDS encoding putative MFS drug transporter — MHSTARQYDSLEGMSRTEPDVEPALPHEEQPLLSSEDIWKPPKGFLWIQIGMDHCEVQSTRPLMISPAIMSNVFLSGFDGTITASTYAVISSEFNAANTASWLTTSYLITSTAFQPLYGRFSDIFGRRASFFTATITFMVGCIGCGIAKDIIFLNLMRALTGIGGGGLMTMATIVNSDLIPFRRRGMYQALQNVMHGFGSICGASFGGSIVDSIGWRWCFLMQAPVGLLALITGHLVIHLPRKTDLIEPGQGLRAIWQRIDLSGACVLILGLSSQLVGLSLGGNDLPWSNIWVISSLVSSVILLGAFVVIETKTSAIPLIPPRMLRGLLPIATQVSNVCVGMAAYAFLFTLPLLFQVILLDSAAKAGARLAIPSLATPVGGVISGIVMSRWGKLAQLVRVGALLMCIGNLLVMSLQFNDAGWKYFTYVIPASLGQGIVYPGILFTFLAAFDHSDHAVSASTVYLVRSLGTVWGVAITSTIVQNTLRSGLAEALSGVPDKWKIIDDIRHSVSAIHDLPPDVQMAARLVYYRGIRLSFMASACFGFVATIAALFTKGKGLHRANNA; from the exons ATGCACTCAACTGCCCGTCAATATGACTCGCTCGAGGGGATGTCAAGAACGGAACCCGACGTTGAGCCCGCCCTCCCACATGAGGAACAACCTCTCCTATCTTCGGAGGATATCTGGAAACCACCAAAAGGCTTTCTCTGGATCCAGATCGGTATGGATCACTGCGAGGTTCAGAGCACCAGGCCGCTAATGATTTCCCCAGCGATTATGTCCAATGTTTTTCTCTCGGGCTTTGACGGCACCATCACTGCTTCAACTTACGCCGTCATCAGCTCGGAATTCAACGCTGCCAACACCGCCTCATGGCTCACCACCTCATACCTAATCACTAGTACTGCTTTCCAACCTCTTTACGGTCGCTTTTCCGATATTTTTGGACGACGCGCCTCCTTCTTTACAGCGACCATCACCTTCATGGTCGGTTGTATTGGCTGCGGCATTGCAAAGGATATCATATTTCTCAATCTCATGAGAGCATTGACTGGAATCGGTGGGGGTGGTCTAATGACTATGG CCACTATTGTCAATTCGGACCTGATCCCCTTCCGTCGTCGTGGCATGTACCAGGCCCTCCAAAATGTCATGCATGGTTTCGGTTCTATCTGTGGCGCATCCTTTGGAGGCTCAATTGTTGACAGCATCGGGTGGCGATGGTGCTTTCTGATGCAAGCTCCGGTCGGACTGCTCGCACTGATTACAGGTCACCTGGTAATTCATCTTCCCAGGAAAACCGACCTCATCGAACCGGGTCAGGGACTCCGGGCGATCTGGCAACGAATCGATCTCTCCGGCGCATGCGTACTCATTCTAGGCCTCTCCAGCCAGCTGGTTGGTTTAAGTCTGGGCGGAAACGACCTGCCCTGGTCTAATATATGGGTGATTTCCTCACTCGTATCAAGTGTGATCCTTTTAGGTGCTTTCGTGGTTATCGAAACAAAGACTTCTGCGATCCCGCTTATCCCCCCGAGAATGCTGCGAGGCCTCCTGCCTATTGCTACCCAAGTCTCAAATGTCTGTGTCGGAATGGCGGCGTATGCA TTTCTCTTTACTCTCCCATTGCTATTCCAGGTCATTCTCTTGGATTCTGCCGCCAAGGCTGGTGCGAGACTGGCGATTCCGTCCCTCGCGACCCCAGTGGGTGGTGTTATTTCCGGCATTGTCATGTCCCGTTGGGGCAAATTGGCCCAACTTGTACGCGTGGGCGCTTTGCTGATGTGCATCGGAAACTTGCTAGTGATGTCACTGCAATTCAACGACGCTGGGTGGAAGTACTTTACATACGTAATTCCAGCAAGCCTCGGCCAGGGCATCGTGTACCCCGGGATTTTGTTCACGTTCCTTGCCGCATTCGACCATTCTG ACCACGCTGTGTCGGCGTCCACGGTGTACTTGGTGCGTTCACTCGGCACCGTTTGGGGCGTGGCGATCACGTCCACTATTGTACAAAATACATTGCGCTCAGGCCTCGCTGAGGCCTTGAGTGGAGTACCAGACAAATGGAAA ATTATCGATGATATCCGACACTCGGTGTCGGCTATACATGACCTACCACCGGATGTCCAAATGGCCGCTAGACTGGTATATTACCGCGGCATCCGGCTGTCCTTTATGGCCTCGGCTTGCTTTGGGTTTGTGGCTACCATCGCTGCACTCTTTACAAAGGGCAAAGGGCTACACCGTGCGAATAATGCGTAA
- a CDS encoding amino acid transporter, which produces MSKQDLKPNHDLSTPSIELANGQVAVTGLPNAPMKQNFSILSIIAVGYNISNSWVAIAASFAIAIQSGGAVTLLYGIILVAAIMLCTGLTLAELASVYPTAGGQYHFTSILATSRWSRSLSYSSGLAAVFSWITLSASIALSSANVLMAIIIRWRPEYQPETWHYFLVYQAMNAVMVLYNIFLTNKTLWVYNLGFVLSISTFLAITITCPARSSIQLDSSHVWTQFANGSGGWPDGISFLTGLSTPQFMLSGLDATLHLAEECLQPERIVPKAVIVTVIVGFLTAFPFSVAIIYSYKDVELSLTTPTGFPIYFIWEKATHSPVAATIFMACMLTVSCIALNAVHQTSSRLTWSFARDEALFYSNKLASVSPTLGVPVYAILLDGLWVLLLGVVYVASSNAFNAFISTTVVVAQISYAIPSALLLYRRRSTDYLPPSRPFKLINSVGYIVNIVTIVWAVVLTVFFSFPTVLPATGGNMNYTSVVLVAMLVLGIVNWFAYARKHYHGPRLEL; this is translated from the exons ATGAGCAAACAAGACCTCAAACCCAATCATGACCTCTCCACTCCCTCTATCGAACTTGCCAACGGCCAAGTCGCCGTAACAGGCCTCCCCAATGCGCCGATGAAGCAAAACTTCAGCATACTCAGCATCATTGCGGTAGGTTACAATATCTCCAACAGCTGGGTTGCCATCGCGGCCAGCttcgccatcgccatccagtCCGGCGGAGCTGTGACCTTGCTGTATGGAATCATTCTCGTTGCCGCTATTATGCTCTGTACAGGACTGACGCTTGCTGAACTTGCAAGTGTCTACCCCACTGCAGGTGGACAATATCATTTCACCTCGATCCTAGCTACGAGCCGCTGGAGCCGCAGTTTATCGTACTCTAGTGGGCTGGCAGCTGTGTTCTCATGGATTACGCTGAGTGCATCCATTGCATTGTCCTCGGCTAATGTGCTCATGGCCATTATAATCAGGTGGCGGCCGGAATATCAACCTGAAACTTGGCATTATTTTCTCGTGTATCAAGCGATGAATGCTGTCATGgttctttataatatattccTCACGAACAAAACATTGTGGGTCTATAACCTTGGTT TCGTTCTTTCCATATCCACATTTCTTGCCATAACAATCACCTGTCCTGCTCGCTCCTCTATCCAACTTGACTCCTCACATGTCTGGACACAATTCGCCAACGGCTCCGGCGGGTGGCCAGACGGCATTTCCTTCTTGACGGGCCTCTCAACACCTCAGTTCATGCTTTCTGGTCTTGATGCAACGCTTCATCTCGCCgaagaatgtcttcaacccGAACGAATTGTCCCCAAAGCAGTCATTGTCACTGTTATCGTGGGGTTCCTGACCGCATTTCCCTTCTCAGTCGCCATAATCTACAGTTACAAGGATGTCGAGCTCTCCCTCACAACACCAACTGG CTTCCCAATCTACTTTATATGGGAAAAGGCCACCCACTCCCCAGTAGCAGCTACGATTTTCATGGCTTGCATGTTAACCGTATCATGCATAGCCCTAAACGCAGTGCACCAGACATCATCCCGACTAACATGGTCTTTTGCTCGAGACGAAGCGCTCTTCTACTCGAATAAGTTGGCCTCTGTGAGCCCGACGCTCGGGGTGCCTGTATACGCGATCCTGCTGGATGGACTGTGGGTTTTGTTACTGGGAGTTGTCTATGTTGCTTCCTCCAACG CATTCAACGCCTTCATAAGTACAACTGTTGTCGTCGCACAAATATCCTACGCCATCCCCTCCGCACTCCTCCTATATCGTCGTCGATCCACGGATTACCTCCCTCCATCGAGACCATTCAAACTAATAAATTCGGTTGGGTACATTGTCAACATAGTAACGATTGTGTGGGCTGTTGTGTTGActgtctttttctcctttccaacTGTGCTGCCAGCTACAGGTGGAAATATGA ACTACACTTCCGTGGTGCTAGTCGCAATGTTAGTTCTTGGGATTGTGAACTGGTTCGCATATGCAAGGAAGCATTATCATGGGCCAAGATTAGAACTATGA
- a CDS encoding putative vacuolar segregation protein, with amino-acid sequence MLRKRFLLPLLAACGAAVEISVASSGGNATSGLQYGIMEEEINYCGDGGLYAELIRNRAFQGGEKYPSNLDAWIPVDGSALSLKNLSQPLSSALPTSVNVKGTAGKAGLTNLGWWGIDVREQTYTGSFYVKGAYNGTFTASLQSNKTGEVYASAVIVSKSARGEWTQHNFTLTPTKAASNTQNTFSITFDASNTVDGSLDFNLISLFPPTYNDRPNGLRRDLMQAMADFGPKFLRFPGGNNLEGDTLDGRWKWNETIGPLKDRPGRATTWSYQETHGLGLVEYMEWCEDLGVEPILAVWGGFALNGDAIPESELGTYVQDALDELEFLTGSVDTEYGALRASLGHPEPWTVKYVEVGNEDNLNDGLDSYKSYRFQAFYDAIKEKYPDITVLASTVEIDFPGDAGGDYHLYDTPDNFVEKFNFFDQYSPDHPILLGEIAAIQLNGREIVWGNSSHFSQYPWWIGSVAEGVFLIGAERNADKVLGTTYAPFMMNLDNYQWSPTFLAFNSNPDETARSTSWYLYDLFSHNSFTHTLPTTSNSSFGPLYYVAGVDNTSNSHIFKAAVYNSTADVPVSLTFDGVKAGTSASLTVLTAADPLGMNEVGAADIVDKKTSTVTAGVNGVFDFSLPNLSVAVLKTE; translated from the exons ATGCTACGCAAACGTTTTCTTCTGCCCCTCCTGGCAGCTTGCGGTGCAGCGGTTGAGATCTCCGTTGCATCGTCTGGTGGTAATGCCACTAGTGGTCTACAATATGGTATCATGGAAGAG GAAATCAACTACTGTGGTGATGGAGGTCTCTATGCGGAGCTGATTCGCAATCGTGCATTCCAGGGAGGCGAGAAATACCCTTCCAACCTGGATGCTTGGATCCCAGTCGACGGATCAGCGCTGTCTCTGAAGAACCTCAGTCAACCCCTGTCGTCGGCATTGCCCACATCAGTCAATGTCAAAGGAACAGCAGGAAAGGCCGGTCTTACCAACTTAGGTTGGTGGGGCATCGACGTGAGAGAGCAGACGTATACCGGCTCCTTCTACGTGAAGGGTGCCTACAACGGAACATTCACAGCTTCCCTACAATCCAATAAGACGGGCGAGGTATATGCCAGCGCTGTCATTGTGTCCAAGAGCGCTCGCGGCGAATGGACACAGCATAACTTTACTTTGACCCCCACCAAGGCTGCCTCAAACACCCAGAATACGTTCTCCATTACCTTCGATGCTTCT AACACTGTTGATGGCTCCCTGGACTTCAACCTTATCAGTCTGTTCCCTCCTACATATAATGACCGTCCCAATGGACTTCGCAGGGATTTGATGCAAGCTATGGCCGACTTCGGACCT AAATTTCTGCGGTTCCCAGGTGGCAACAACCTCGAAGGCGATACCCTTGATGGCAGATGGAAATGGAACGAAACCATTGGACCTCTCAAGGACCGCCCAGGCCGTGCAACAACTTGGTCCTACCAAGAAACCCACGGATTAGGTCTCGTCGAATACATGGAATGGTGTGAAGACCTTGGAGTCGAGCCCA TCCTTGCTGTATGGGGTGGATTCGCTCTGAACGGCGACGCAATTCCCGAATCCGAGCTCGGTACATATGTGCAAGATGCCCTCGACGAGCTGGAATTTCTCACCGGCTCCGTGGACACCGAATACGGTGCCCTCCGCGCGTCCCTCGGCCACCCAGAACCATGGACAGTCAAGTATGTCGAAGTCGGCAACGAAGATAACCTAAATGACGGATTGGATTCATACAAATCCTATCGTTTTCAGGCATTCTACGACGCCATCAAGGAGAAGTACCCAGACATCACTGTTCTAGCATCGACCGTAGAAATCGACTTCCCCGGCGATGCAGGCGGTGACTATCACCTCTACGATACGCCAGACAACTTCGTCGAGAAGTTCAACTTCTTCGACCAGTACAGCCCCGACCATCCGATCCTCCTTG GCGAAATCGCCGCGATTCAGCTCAACGGACGCGAAATTGTCTGGGGCAACTCCAGCCATTTCTCACAGTACCCATGGTGGATCGGCAGCGTCGCAGAAGGggtcttcctcatcggcGCCGAAAGAAACGCCGACAAAGTCCTTGGAACAACATAC GCCCCCTTTATGATGAACCTCGACAATTACCAATGGTCCCCTACCTTCCTCGCCTTCAACTCGAACCCAGACGAGACGGCACGCTCGACCAGTTGGTACCTTTACGAT CTCTTCTCCCACAACTCCTTCACACACACCCTCCCCACAACATCAAATTCCAGCTTCGGACCTCTCTACTACGTCGCTGGTGTTGATAACACGAGCAACTCTCATATCTTCAAGGCAGCTGTTTACAACAGCACCGCCGACGTGCCCGTTTCTCTCACCTTCGACGGTGTCAAGGCCGGTACCAGCGCAAGCCTTACTGTGCTCACCGCCGCGGATCCACTGGGTATGAACGAAGTAGGAGCTGCTGATATCGTCGATAAGAAGACCTCCACCGTGACGGCAGGTGTCAACGGCGTGTTTGACTTCAGTCTGCCAAATCTCAGTGTGGCAGTTTTGAAGACGGAGTAG